In Zobellia roscoffensis, the following are encoded in one genomic region:
- a CDS encoding NAD-dependent epimerase/dehydratase family protein: protein MIKEKKKILITGVAGFLGSNYLTKCLSEGHVVVGLDNLSMGMLENIHDHLDNNNFTFIKGDVLDTSLINSLDDDFDVIVHLAAFKIPRYGNAVDTLKINSKGSENMLELAKKLKCKFVLASTSDVYGMSPDIPFKEDGNCLIGDSKVPRWAYAVSKLFDEHLALAYMEDFDFPVVILRFFGSYGPNQNLSWWGGPQSVFIDCILNNKEIPIHGDGLQTRTFTFVEDTVAGIYAATMKPEANGEIFNIGANEEITILELANMLKRISDEPTTSEVKLIPYNEISAGRKYQDVMRRVPDNTKAERILGIKAQTSLEEGLRITFNWQKSVSLQKV from the coding sequence ATGATTAAAGAGAAAAAGAAAATTCTCATCACCGGTGTTGCCGGTTTTTTAGGCTCTAACTATTTAACCAAATGTTTGAGCGAAGGACATGTAGTAGTAGGATTGGATAATTTATCCATGGGCATGCTTGAAAATATTCACGACCACCTTGATAATAATAACTTTACTTTCATTAAAGGAGATGTTCTAGACACAAGTTTAATAAACAGTCTAGATGACGACTTTGATGTTATTGTGCACTTGGCCGCTTTTAAGATACCAAGATATGGTAACGCAGTAGATACATTAAAAATAAACTCCAAAGGAAGCGAGAACATGTTGGAGCTTGCTAAAAAACTCAAATGTAAATTTGTTTTAGCATCTACTTCCGATGTATATGGCATGAGTCCTGATATTCCTTTTAAGGAAGATGGAAATTGCCTTATTGGAGACTCAAAAGTGCCACGTTGGGCCTATGCCGTTTCAAAACTTTTTGATGAGCATTTAGCATTGGCCTACATGGAAGATTTTGACTTCCCTGTTGTTATCCTAAGGTTCTTTGGATCGTACGGTCCCAACCAAAACCTATCTTGGTGGGGAGGACCACAATCCGTTTTCATAGACTGTATTTTGAACAACAAGGAGATACCTATTCATGGAGATGGACTTCAAACACGGACCTTCACGTTCGTTGAAGACACCGTAGCCGGTATTTATGCCGCTACAATGAAGCCAGAAGCAAACGGTGAAATATTCAACATTGGTGCTAACGAAGAAATTACTATTCTTGAGCTTGCCAATATGCTAAAGAGAATATCTGACGAACCAACCACTTCCGAAGTAAAGTTGATTCCGTATAACGAAATATCAGCTGGCAGAAAATATCAAGATGTAATGAGACGTGTACCGGACAATACAAAAGCTGAGCGAATACTAGGTATAAAAGCCCAGACTTCCTTGGAAGAAGGTCTACGCATTACTTTTAATTGGCAGAAAAGTGTTTCTTTGCAAAAAGTATAG
- a CDS encoding glycosyltransferase family 2 protein, translating to MIQTTNKNGRTKPLVSIILPAFNEEAILERNVSLLYDYLAKYSDLYTWEILVINDGSTDDTKAIADSLANSIDNLRAYHHIVNRNLGTALRTGFQHSKGDYVIVLDIDLSYSPDHIEKLLSEIETTQADVVIASPYMKGGKNTAVPRLRLLLSKTVNFMMRQASRLNIYTFTGMVRAYKGDFIRSLNTKSSTFDINTEILLKAYILRARVIEIPAHLDWSEQQKLGKTRTSSLRIVMGIFNGLANSFMFRPYMFFWIFGLLIFLPSFYMILWIMIDAIQYYPMTIETANGFGHRFALAISKVFAERPYSFIVGGTAMIISIQLLSLGFISLQKKRYFDELFHLNSTILRKTKNLKNPHD from the coding sequence ATGATACAGACAACCAATAAGAACGGTAGAACAAAGCCCCTAGTATCTATTATTTTACCAGCCTTTAATGAAGAAGCCATACTTGAAAGGAATGTTTCTCTTCTGTATGATTATTTAGCCAAATACAGTGACTTATACACTTGGGAAATACTTGTTATAAATGATGGTAGTACAGACGATACAAAAGCCATTGCAGATTCACTTGCGAATTCTATTGATAATCTAAGAGCTTATCATCATATCGTAAATAGAAATTTAGGTACAGCCCTAAGAACAGGTTTTCAACATAGTAAAGGAGATTACGTAATTGTATTGGATATTGACCTAAGTTATTCTCCTGATCATATTGAAAAACTTTTGTCCGAAATAGAGACTACGCAAGCAGATGTGGTCATTGCCTCCCCTTATATGAAAGGCGGAAAAAATACTGCCGTCCCTCGTTTGAGATTACTATTGAGTAAAACCGTAAACTTTATGATGCGGCAAGCATCCCGATTAAATATTTACACTTTCACTGGAATGGTAAGAGCCTATAAAGGTGATTTTATACGTTCGCTAAATACAAAATCCAGTACTTTTGACATTAATACCGAGATTTTATTGAAAGCCTATATTTTAAGAGCCCGAGTTATAGAAATACCAGCACATCTAGATTGGTCCGAACAACAAAAGCTTGGCAAGACACGTACCTCAAGTTTACGCATTGTTATGGGCATATTTAATGGGTTGGCCAATAGCTTTATGTTCAGACCGTATATGTTCTTTTGGATTTTTGGGCTACTTATTTTTCTACCCTCCTTTTACATGATTTTGTGGATTATGATTGACGCGATTCAATATTACCCCATGACGATCGAGACTGCCAATGGTTTCGGACATAGATTTGCACTAGCCATATCTAAAGTGTTTGCCGAACGCCCCTATTCCTTTATTGTTGGCGGTACCGCTATGATTATCTCCATTCAATTATTAAGTTTGGGGTTTATTTCGTTGCAAAAGAAACGGTATTTTGATGAGTTGTTTCATCTTAATAGCACTATACTAAGAAAAACAAAAAACCTTAAAAATCCCCATGATTAA
- a CDS encoding MBOAT family O-acyltransferase — protein MSYTIDVYRSNLKPTKDFVSFASFVSFFPQLVAGPIERATNLLPQILSLRVFKYDVAVQGLRLILWGMFKKVVIADSLAPVVDNIFSGFDTFGGGTLILGSIYFAFQIYCDFSGYSDIAIGISKLFGFELMSNFKFPYFSRNIGEFWRRWHISLSTWFRDYLYIPLGGSKGGRWMSLRNIFIIFIVSGFWHGANWTFVIWGLIHAMLYIPSFVLNTNRKYLTVVVAEHSMFPSLKEVFQMGVNFCFVTMGWVFFRSESTEKAITIIEKFFTEFSYHTPYKDYLYYYVVPFVILEWLFRRDERLTKVNRFLWLGLTFLFLIFITAKFGNQQSFIYFQF, from the coding sequence ATGTCATACACTATAGATGTGTATCGTAGTAACTTAAAGCCAACTAAAGATTTTGTTTCCTTTGCCTCTTTTGTATCTTTTTTTCCACAATTAGTGGCTGGACCTATTGAAAGAGCTACTAACTTATTACCTCAAATTCTAAGTCTAAGAGTGTTTAAATATGACGTTGCAGTTCAAGGGCTACGGCTAATACTTTGGGGTATGTTTAAAAAGGTTGTCATTGCTGACTCCTTGGCTCCTGTTGTAGATAATATTTTTTCTGGATTTGACACCTTCGGAGGAGGGACACTTATATTAGGGTCTATTTACTTCGCTTTTCAGATTTATTGTGATTTTAGCGGGTATTCAGATATAGCTATTGGTATATCAAAGTTATTTGGCTTTGAGCTTATGTCAAACTTTAAATTCCCTTATTTTTCAAGAAATATAGGAGAGTTTTGGCGTCGTTGGCATATATCATTATCAACTTGGTTTAGAGATTATTTATATATACCCTTGGGAGGGTCTAAAGGCGGGAGATGGATGTCACTCAGAAATATTTTTATAATATTTATTGTTAGCGGTTTTTGGCATGGTGCCAATTGGACCTTTGTCATATGGGGTTTAATTCATGCTATGCTTTATATTCCTTCTTTTGTTCTTAATACCAATAGAAAATACTTAACAGTAGTCGTTGCTGAGCATTCTATGTTTCCATCACTTAAAGAAGTTTTTCAGATGGGTGTTAATTTCTGTTTTGTAACTATGGGCTGGGTATTCTTTAGAAGTGAGAGTACTGAAAAGGCAATTACAATTATCGAAAAGTTTTTTACTGAGTTTTCATATCACACGCCATATAAAGATTATTTATATTATTACGTAGTGCCGTTTGTCATTTTAGAATGGCTATTTAGAAGGGATGAGCGCCTAACCAAAGTTAATAGATTTCTGTGGTTAGGGCTTACGTTTTTATTCTTAATATTTATAACGGCAAAATTCGGTAATCAACAGTCATTTATATACTTCCAGTTTTGA
- a CDS encoding polysaccharide deacetylase family protein, with amino-acid sequence MSKPFLSLSLDMDNQWSYMKIHGEEGWETYPSYLDIFVPHVLKVLDELNLKITFFIVGQDAAFEKNHKYLRDIADAGHDIGNHSFVHETWLHLYSREEMEKEIDTAHDIIEKVTGKAPNGFRGPGFSWSATLLEVLADKGYVYDASTLPTVIGPLARLYYFSTSNLSKEEKEDRKEIFGKFSDGFKKLKPYFWKTNKNKKLLELPVTTMPIFRIPFHLSYLIYISNISIHLMMLYLNIAIFLCKITKTQPSFLLHPLDLIGGDQITSLAFFPGMNVSSDRKVYLFKKVMKKLGKHFTLTDMNGHVESIIQKGNLKVMDVSKG; translated from the coding sequence ATGAGTAAGCCTTTTTTGAGTCTTTCGCTAGACATGGACAACCAATGGTCGTACATGAAAATACATGGAGAAGAGGGATGGGAAACCTACCCCTCTTATCTAGATATTTTTGTTCCCCATGTTCTAAAAGTTTTGGATGAACTGAATCTAAAAATTACCTTTTTTATCGTTGGCCAAGATGCTGCTTTCGAGAAGAACCATAAATACCTTAGAGATATTGCCGATGCAGGTCATGATATTGGAAACCATTCTTTTGTGCACGAAACATGGCTGCACCTCTATTCACGAGAAGAAATGGAGAAGGAAATTGATACAGCTCATGATATTATCGAAAAAGTGACTGGCAAGGCTCCAAATGGATTTAGAGGCCCTGGGTTTAGCTGGAGTGCTACTTTACTTGAAGTTCTTGCGGACAAAGGGTATGTTTATGATGCCTCAACTTTACCAACAGTTATAGGCCCTCTGGCCAGATTGTATTATTTTAGCACCTCTAATCTTTCAAAAGAAGAAAAAGAAGACCGCAAAGAAATTTTTGGTAAATTTTCCGATGGATTCAAGAAACTGAAACCGTATTTCTGGAAGACCAATAAGAACAAAAAGTTATTGGAGTTACCGGTAACGACCATGCCAATATTCAGAATACCTTTTCACCTCAGCTACCTTATTTATATAAGTAATATCTCAATTCATTTGATGATGCTTTATTTGAACATAGCCATTTTCTTATGTAAAATAACCAAGACTCAACCTAGTTTTTTATTGCACCCGTTAGATTTAATTGGTGGCGACCAGATAACCAGTCTTGCATTTTTTCCTGGAATGAATGTTTCAAGCGATAGAAAAGTTTATCTCTTTAAAAAAGTGATGAAAAAACTAGGTAAGCACTTTACCTTAACGGATATGAATGGGCATGTAGAATCCATTATACAAAAAGGAAATCTCAAAGTTATGGATGTATCCAAAGGTTAA
- a CDS encoding NUDIX hydrolase gives MDRTYKDIQQITLAVDCIIFGFNDNRLEVLLVHRGFEPEKDRWSLMGGFVGNHEDLDDAANRVLKDLSGLEDVYMEQVRTFGQAHRDPYERVVSTTYSALILKKKYNEELIEEFRAKWFPIDELPDLIFDHKEMVESAIRRLQRRVRTFPIVFNLLPEKFTLPQLQKLYEGIFQEEMDKRNFRKKLATMDFLIKLNEKDMSESKKGAFLYRFDEKKYNKTKNFTI, from the coding sequence ATGGATAGAACATATAAGGATATACAACAAATTACCCTTGCTGTAGATTGTATCATATTTGGGTTCAATGATAATAGGTTAGAAGTACTTTTGGTACATAGGGGCTTTGAGCCAGAAAAGGACAGGTGGTCACTTATGGGCGGGTTTGTTGGTAATCATGAAGATTTAGATGACGCTGCAAATAGAGTGCTAAAAGACCTTTCGGGTTTGGAAGATGTATATATGGAGCAGGTCAGAACTTTCGGCCAGGCTCATCGTGACCCCTATGAACGCGTAGTATCTACTACGTACAGTGCTTTGATTCTTAAGAAAAAGTACAATGAAGAGTTAATTGAGGAATTCCGCGCTAAGTGGTTTCCTATAGATGAGCTTCCTGATTTAATTTTTGATCATAAAGAAATGGTAGAGTCTGCCATTCGGCGTCTGCAGAGAAGAGTACGTACGTTTCCAATCGTATTTAACTTGCTTCCTGAAAAATTCACTTTACCGCAATTGCAAAAGCTCTATGAGGGTATTTTTCAAGAGGAAATGGATAAAAGAAATTTCAGAAAGAAACTGGCTACAATGGATTTTTTAATAAAGTTGAACGAAAAGGATATGTCCGAGTCCAAAAAGGGAGCGTTTTTATATCGATTTGACGAAAAAAAATACAACAAAACAAAAAACTTTACAATTTAG
- a CDS encoding PKD domain-containing protein has protein sequence MSITPKRTLSYFLCFIGITFLLNLACSKDVESLREVVISKPTSPVVGQGESTDNQNKGLMEEVPQAGDSIVVETEIRTSVLYPINDAYLQNGKGYDEAIIRLEEEQRTSYLMFDFSPIDSIGGSITTATLMFVINTDDGSGEVEVYKGKSSDWSEENLNEKSAPDVGELVGATKQEYRINAEISIDLKVEELELEPSTFILDHKNGDDLAFASKEHESEVGSSLVVVYEVVAGSEDIASYLTQPKVIDRDSVNNEEEDVDVIEEEETDSEEEALVKEQVEEKKTDEEGEPEEGPVEEEATDSEENTTKSEEVEEENADGDEKKPEDEPDEAAADEQETGSEEDVPAEVKEESTDSTENEPEEKNNTDSIIDVLPNTPFPKNESPVAVVSGSPINGEAPLKVSFSAADSSDDKAIVSYLWDFKDGETASTVDVQHTFVKTGKYEVALVTKDEEGISASDIIIITVDEPGNNAPTAKLSVDKTSGTLPLSVNFTGSESTDDTSVSKYSWDFKDGNSSDKSNPSHTFESAGTYEVELTVTDAEGLINKETISITVESKENAAPVAKLSANKTSGTLPLAVNFTGSESTDDTSITGYSWDFKDGNSSDKSNPSHTFESAGTYDVELTVTDAEGLSNKETISITVESKENAAPVAKLSVDKTSGTLPLAVNFTGSESTDDTSITGYSWDFKDGNSSDKSNPSHTFESAGTYDVELTVTDAEGLSNKETISITVESKENAAPVAKLSANKTSGTLPLAVNFTGSESTDDTSITGYSWDFKDGNSSDKSNPSHTFETAGTYEVELTVKDSEGLSNNGMVSITVEAPANQPPSAKVSANMQSGDAPLSINFTGSSSNDDVGVTAYMWDFKDGSSSTNSNPSHTFESAGTYEVELTVADAGGLQNKETITINVETPVNTPPIAVVRANKLSGEAPFTVNFIGSDSSDDKGITRYDWNISGNYSTEVSPSHVFTAPGVYDVSLTVTDVEGLTHMTSLSVNVTEATTVGQLDCSIGGKTAGETGHKVWCWGDISFPSWSGSSGVSFSNKQLYVDSQCDEQQVSKSGNRLKFKVNPKSPNAGNWCSEDYNIRAEVRTEPWNVRHPKGTEEWFGWSYTFGNNYVIDKNNEWLFFQVHPGVSGKSPHTELMVNREGQYGGQAGEIYIINHVNYPDYIATGIVPRAGQTLDIVVHAVWGDNSNGELQVWINGQKFYDKQTKTIYDSHPWGGNAKWGIYKWPWRDGDKVQESIQQGASEIETYLGTVRMITRRPGDSDYGTDSYSLVAPN, from the coding sequence ATGAGTATCACCCCCAAAAGGACTTTGTCCTATTTTTTATGTTTTATCGGCATTACTTTTTTATTGAACCTTGCGTGTAGCAAAGATGTAGAATCATTAAGAGAAGTTGTAATTAGTAAACCTACGAGTCCTGTTGTTGGTCAAGGTGAATCGACTGATAATCAAAATAAAGGTTTAATGGAGGAAGTTCCTCAAGCTGGGGATTCTATTGTGGTGGAAACCGAAATTAGGACATCTGTTCTATATCCAATAAACGATGCGTATCTTCAGAATGGAAAAGGATATGATGAAGCCATCATTAGATTAGAAGAGGAGCAACGTACAAGTTATTTAATGTTTGATTTTAGTCCTATAGATTCCATTGGGGGTTCTATTACTACGGCAACCTTAATGTTCGTTATTAATACGGATGATGGTAGTGGAGAGGTTGAGGTTTATAAAGGCAAATCAAGTGATTGGTCAGAAGAAAATCTCAATGAGAAATCTGCTCCAGATGTGGGGGAATTAGTGGGGGCAACCAAACAGGAATATAGAATAAATGCGGAGATTTCTATCGATTTAAAAGTTGAAGAACTGGAATTGGAACCTTCAACATTTATATTAGATCATAAAAATGGAGATGATTTAGCCTTTGCGTCAAAAGAGCATGAAAGTGAAGTTGGAAGTAGCTTAGTTGTTGTTTATGAGGTTGTTGCTGGTTCAGAGGATATTGCTTCTTATCTAACACAACCAAAAGTGATTGATAGAGATAGTGTAAACAATGAGGAAGAAGACGTAGATGTTATAGAGGAAGAAGAGACCGATTCAGAAGAAGAAGCTCTTGTGAAGGAACAGGTGGAAGAAAAAAAAACAGATGAAGAAGGAGAGCCGGAAGAGGGCCCGGTAGAGGAGGAAGCAACTGATTCGGAAGAAAATACGACTAAAAGCGAAGAAGTGGAAGAAGAGAATGCTGACGGAGATGAAAAAAAACCTGAGGATGAACCTGATGAGGCGGCTGCAGATGAGCAGGAAACTGGTTCTGAAGAAGATGTTCCTGCAGAGGTTAAAGAAGAAAGTACAGATAGTACTGAAAATGAGCCTGAAGAGAAGAATAATACAGATTCAATTATTGATGTCTTACCGAATACTCCATTTCCAAAAAATGAATCACCTGTAGCTGTAGTCAGCGGTTCACCTATTAATGGAGAAGCTCCGTTAAAAGTTTCTTTTTCCGCTGCCGATTCGTCTGATGATAAAGCTATTGTGTCATATCTATGGGATTTTAAAGATGGTGAAACTGCTAGTACGGTGGATGTTCAACATACCTTTGTTAAGACAGGGAAATATGAAGTTGCTTTGGTGACTAAAGATGAAGAGGGAATATCCGCTTCAGACATAATTATTATAACAGTAGATGAACCTGGTAATAATGCTCCCACGGCAAAATTGAGTGTAGATAAAACTTCAGGAACACTTCCGCTATCAGTTAATTTTACAGGAAGTGAATCAACAGATGATACGAGCGTTTCCAAGTATTCGTGGGATTTCAAGGACGGCAATAGTTCTGATAAATCGAATCCTTCGCACACATTTGAATCTGCAGGTACTTATGAAGTGGAATTGACGGTAACAGATGCAGAGGGTCTCATTAATAAAGAAACGATTTCGATTACAGTAGAATCAAAGGAAAATGCAGCGCCTGTTGCAAAGTTGAGTGCAAATAAGACTTCAGGAACACTTCCGCTGGCAGTTAATTTTACAGGAAGTGAATCAACGGACGATACCAGTATTACTGGATATTCATGGGATTTTAAGGACGGCAATAGTTCTGATAAATCGAATCCTTCGCACACATTTGAATCTGCAGGCACTTATGATGTAGAGCTAACAGTCACGGATGCAGAGGGTCTCAGTAATAAAGAAACGATTTCGATTACAGTAGAATCAAAGGAAAATGCAGCGCCTGTTGCAAAGTTGAGTGTAGATAAAACTTCAGGAACACTTCCGCTGGCAGTTAATTTTACAGGAAGTGAATCAACGGACGATACCAGTATTACTGGATATTCATGGGATTTTAAGGATGGTAACAGTTCAGATAAATCGAATCCTTCGCACACATTTGAATCTGCAGGTACTTATGATGTAGAGCTAACAGTCACGGATGCAGAGGGTCTCAGTAATAAAGAAACGATTTCGATTACAGTAGAATCAAAGGAAAATGCAGCGCCTGTTGCAAAGTTGAGTGCAAATAAGACTTCAGGAACACTTCCGCTGGCAGTTAATTTTACAGGAAGTGAATCAACGGACGATACCAGTATTACTGGATATTCATGGGATTTTAAGGATGGTAACAGTTCAGATAAATCGAATCCGTCACATACATTTGAAACTGCAGGTACTTATGAAGTGGAATTGACGGTAAAAGATTCAGAGGGTCTCAGTAATAATGGAATGGTTTCTATTACTGTAGAAGCTCCAGCAAATCAACCTCCATCAGCAAAGGTTAGTGCCAATATGCAATCAGGAGATGCTCCCTTATCAATTAATTTTACGGGAAGTAGTTCAAATGATGATGTTGGAGTAACTGCCTATATGTGGGACTTTAAGGACGGCAGCAGTTCAACTAACTCAAATCCTTCTCATACATTTGAATCTGCGGGTACTTATGAAGTAGAGCTAACCGTCGCCGATGCCGGCGGACTCCAAAATAAAGAAACAATAACTATTAACGTTGAGACACCAGTAAATACCCCTCCAATTGCTGTAGTTCGTGCTAATAAGCTTTCAGGAGAAGCGCCTTTTACAGTAAATTTTATCGGTAGTGATTCTTCAGACGATAAGGGTATTACTCGTTATGATTGGAATATTTCGGGTAATTATTCAACTGAAGTAAGTCCATCACATGTGTTTACAGCACCTGGGGTATATGATGTGTCGTTAACTGTAACAGATGTAGAAGGTCTTACTCATATGACATCGTTAAGTGTAAATGTAACCGAAGCTACGACAGTGGGCCAACTCGATTGTAGTATTGGAGGTAAAACTGCTGGAGAGACAGGTCACAAAGTATGGTGTTGGGGAGATATTTCTTTTCCTAGTTGGTCTGGGAGTTCAGGAGTTTCGTTTAGTAATAAACAATTGTATGTAGATTCACAATGTGATGAACAGCAGGTTAGTAAGTCTGGCAATAGACTCAAATTTAAGGTAAATCCTAAAAGTCCAAATGCAGGTAATTGGTGTAGTGAAGATTATAATATTAGGGCAGAAGTACGAACAGAACCATGGAACGTACGTCATCCAAAAGGAACAGAAGAGTGGTTCGGGTGGAGTTATACATTTGGAAATAACTATGTAATTGATAAAAATAATGAATGGCTATTTTTTCAAGTACATCCGGGGGTATCTGGGAAATCTCCGCATACGGAGCTAATGGTAAATCGAGAAGGACAGTATGGTGGACAGGCTGGAGAAATATACATAATAAATCATGTGAATTATCCTGATTACATTGCTACAGGAATTGTTCCTAGGGCGGGGCAGACGTTAGATATCGTTGTTCATGCCGTTTGGGGTGATAATTCTAATGGGGAGCTACAGGTTTGGATAAATGGTCAAAAATTTTATGATAAACAAACTAAAACAATTTATGATTCCCACCCTTGGGGGGGGAATGCCAAGTGGGGAATATATAAATGGCCGTGGAGGGATGGTGATAAGGTACAAGAGTCCATCCAACAAGGAGCATCTGAAATAGAAACATATCTTGGAACTGTAAGAATGATTACCCGTAGACCGGGAGATTCAGATTACGGTACCGACTCTTACTCATTAGTTGCTCCTAATTAA
- a CDS encoding NAD(P)/FAD-dependent oxidoreductase, with protein MKIAIVGGGLMGLVLAQRITASTKATVKVIEQDALPGGLSTYHNYGDFTWDKYYHAITPTDTDLIDFLGEIGLGDQIQWRRSLTGFYENKKFHSVSSSFEFLLFPLLGPIDKMRLAYTILKGSRTDDWKSLEKIHVTDWLIKLGGKKTYDKFWAPMLHAKLGENHKKVSAVFIWTYIKRLFKARSSAAKKEHMAYVNGGYKTIFDRLDEKLKQAGSNLLLNSQVENISVNPEGGINVSYNGTTEHFDKVVFTSPLNVMEKVTSPELYDISKSSKPIDYLGAICLILITKKPITPFYVLNIGDNDTPFTGVIGMSSLVDLEETANQHITYFPKYISHDGELWSKTDEEITATFLEGVKYLYPDFDEADIISSHVHRAFKVQPMQVLNYSEIVPKVKTPHPDFYVLNTSQFVSESVNNNSVVTHVDKFMKSFEKEIKSSLDKNVVG; from the coding sequence ATGAAAATAGCAATCGTTGGAGGAGGTTTAATGGGTCTTGTTTTAGCTCAAAGAATAACCGCCTCAACCAAAGCAACAGTTAAAGTAATTGAACAGGATGCTCTACCTGGCGGGCTCTCTACATATCACAATTACGGTGATTTTACATGGGACAAATATTACCATGCCATAACACCCACCGATACAGACCTTATTGACTTTCTAGGTGAGATAGGTCTCGGAGATCAAATACAATGGCGTCGTTCACTTACGGGGTTTTACGAAAACAAAAAGTTTCACTCTGTGAGTAGTTCTTTTGAGTTTTTGCTTTTCCCCCTTCTTGGTCCTATTGATAAAATGAGGTTGGCATACACCATTTTGAAGGGCTCTCGAACTGACGATTGGAAATCACTTGAAAAAATTCACGTTACAGATTGGCTAATCAAACTTGGTGGTAAAAAAACATACGATAAGTTTTGGGCTCCAATGTTACACGCCAAATTAGGGGAAAATCACAAAAAAGTTTCTGCTGTATTCATTTGGACATACATTAAAAGATTGTTCAAGGCTCGTAGCTCTGCTGCAAAAAAAGAACACATGGCCTACGTTAACGGGGGATACAAGACTATTTTTGACCGTTTAGATGAGAAGTTAAAGCAAGCTGGCTCAAACTTGTTATTGAATAGCCAAGTAGAAAATATTTCTGTAAATCCTGAGGGCGGAATCAACGTAAGCTACAACGGAACTACCGAACACTTTGATAAGGTGGTTTTTACCTCTCCGTTAAATGTGATGGAAAAAGTAACCTCACCTGAGCTCTATGATATTTCAAAAAGTAGCAAGCCTATTGACTATCTTGGTGCAATCTGTCTTATCCTAATTACAAAAAAGCCAATAACACCATTTTACGTTCTGAATATAGGTGACAATGATACTCCCTTTACTGGCGTAATTGGCATGAGTTCTCTTGTAGACCTTGAAGAAACGGCCAATCAACACATTACGTATTTTCCTAAATACATTAGTCATGACGGTGAGCTTTGGTCAAAAACAGACGAAGAAATCACAGCTACTTTCTTAGAAGGTGTCAAATACCTTTACCCTGATTTTGATGAAGCCGATATAATTTCATCTCATGTGCATAGAGCGTTCAAAGTTCAACCTATGCAAGTACTTAATTATTCTGAAATTGTACCTAAAGTAAAAACACCTCATCCTGATTTTTACGTTTTGAACACTTCTCAATTTGTAAGTGAGTCCGTAAATAACAACTCGGTAGTTACTCACGTAGACAAATTCATGAAGAGTTTTGAAAAAGAAATTAAGTCCTCTTTAGACAAAAATGTAGTCGGTTAG
- a CDS encoding serine O-acetyltransferase, with translation MIQSKKDYIYYLRLDQKALDIKSTWKTPLKELIAPHYVWKFQKKLRKLEYYKNCRRDIFGKLYYAYLRLQFKKISVKLGFSIAPNVFGPGLAILHYGTIVVHNAAKVGKNCRIQACTNIGASGGSTKAPQIGNNVYIGPGAKIYGNITLGNNIAIAANSSVSKSCVENNVLLGGSPAKIIKEIDIKKIIPYSD, from the coding sequence ATGATTCAATCAAAAAAAGACTACATATACTATTTAAGATTAGACCAAAAAGCTTTAGACATAAAAAGCACTTGGAAAACACCTCTTAAAGAATTAATAGCTCCTCATTATGTCTGGAAGTTTCAAAAAAAACTTAGAAAACTTGAATATTATAAGAATTGCAGAAGAGACATATTTGGCAAGTTATATTACGCTTACTTACGCCTTCAGTTTAAAAAGATATCAGTAAAATTGGGATTCTCTATAGCTCCAAATGTTTTTGGGCCTGGTCTTGCTATTCTTCACTATGGTACTATTGTAGTTCACAATGCGGCCAAAGTTGGCAAAAATTGCCGAATACAGGCCTGTACAAACATAGGAGCATCGGGAGGTAGCACCAAGGCTCCACAAATTGGAAACAATGTTTACATAGGACCTGGAGCTAAAATCTATGGAAACATAACTTTAGGGAACAATATAGCAATAGCCGCAAATTCATCCGTAAGCAAGTCCTGCGTAGAAAACAATGTGCTATTAGGCGGGTCCCCAGCTAAAATCATTAAAGAAATTGATATAAAAAAAATAATCCCTTACTCTGATTAA